A genomic region of Venturia canescens isolate UGA chromosome 7, ASM1945775v1, whole genome shotgun sequence contains the following coding sequences:
- the LOC122413719 gene encoding antitrypsin-like isoform X4 — protein sequence MKSLNSIISVELSMTNGIFLQEGVQLYKTFHSRGIEFYNFTIENLDFRDNVRSTEKINSWVFKNTNNKIKNIVSSDEIDESTKVILAGAVYFKAQWRQRFDPTKTEKKIFHATKTRNNKVDTMFKEYKYRQGEIPSLNCRFIEIPYMNGDIDMVILLPNEIEGLKDVEENFDWSTVVNAKSSTRLTRLYLPKFKIEATIDLKDTLIELGFTSMFEDNADLTKMSYTPLKVDKVVQKAFIDVDEDGTEAAATTVVQMRLKRSLVAMDEIPDEFIVDRPFIAAVRHVSNNIPLFFSSIRDIGTTLEKDEL from the exons ATGAAAAGTCTTAAT agtATTATCTCGGTTGAGCTGAGCATGACAAATGGGATTTTTCTACAGGAAGGTGTACAACTTTACAAAACATTTCACAGTAGAGGAATCGAGTTTTATAATTTTACCATAGAGAACCTTGATTTTCGTGACAATGTTCGTTCCACAGAGAAAATCAATTCCTGGGTTTTCAAAAATACtaacaacaaaataaaaaatattgtgtcATCCG ATGAGATTGATGAATCGACGAAAGTCATACTCGCCGGTGCTGTATACTTTAAAGCTCAGTGGAGGCAACGGTTCGATCCGAcgaaaacggagaaaaaaatatttcacgcgacGAAAACACGAAACAATAAAGTTGATACTATGTTCAAAGAATACAAGTACCGACAGGGGGAAATACCGAGTTTGAATTGCCGATTCATCGAAATTCCATACATG AATGGAGATATTGATATGGTTATTCTATTGCCAAATGAGATTGAAGGATTGAAAGAcgtggaagaaaattttgattggAGCACTGTTGTAAACGCAAAAAGTTCGACACGTTTGACGCGATTGTACTTGCCGAAATTCAAGATAGAGGCGACGATTGATTTGAAGGACACTCTTATTGAG ctTGGTTTTACCTCGATGTTCGAAGATAACGCTGACTTGACGAAGATGTCTTACACACCTTTAAAAGTGGATAAGGTTGTTCAAAAAGCATTCATCGACGTTGACGAAGATGGGACTGAAGCGGCAGCTACAACGG TCGTTCAAATGAGGCTAAAAAggtcattggttgcaatggaCGAAATTCCGGACGAGTTTATCGTCGATCGACCGTTTATTGCAGCGGTTCGCCACGTATCGAATAACATTCCGTTATTCTTTTCAAGTATTCGAGACATAGGCACGACACTAGAAAAGGACGAATTGTAG
- the LOC122413719 gene encoding ovalbumin-related protein X-like isoform X3: protein MSLAVDSCCQFSSKFHRAIAQKVRDNIVDSPLGIHLVLSYLFHGSNNHTAEEIKAGLSLFNTDQLHLEYGEIMKSLNSIISVELSMTNGIFLQEGVQLYKTFHSRGIEFYNFTIENLDFRDNVRSTEKINSWVFKNTNNKIKNIVSSDEIDESTKVILAGAVYFKAQWRQRFDPTKTEKKIFHATKTRNNKVDTMFKEYKYRQGEIPSLNCRFIEIPYMNGDIDMVILLPNEIEGLKDVEENFDWSTVVNAKSSTRLTRLYLPKFKIEATIDLKDTLIELGFTSMFEDNADLTKMSYTPLKVDKVVQKAFIDVDEDGTEAAATTVVQMRLKRSLVAMDEIPDEFIVDRPFIAAVRHVSNNIPLFFSSIRDIGTTLEKDEL from the exons ATGTCTCTGGCTGTGGATAGCTGTTGCCAATTTTCATCTAAATTCCACCGA gctATAGCACAAAAAGTGAGGGATAATATTGTGGATTCCCCTCTTGGGATACATTTGGTTCTGTCTTACCTTTTCCATGGTTCCAACAACCATACTGCTGAGGAAATTAAAGCCGGTCTTTCCTTGTTCAATACAGACCAATTACATTTGGAGTATGGAGAAATCATGAAAAGTCTTAAT agtATTATCTCGGTTGAGCTGAGCATGACAAATGGGATTTTTCTACAGGAAGGTGTACAACTTTACAAAACATTTCACAGTAGAGGAATCGAGTTTTATAATTTTACCATAGAGAACCTTGATTTTCGTGACAATGTTCGTTCCACAGAGAAAATCAATTCCTGGGTTTTCAAAAATACtaacaacaaaataaaaaatattgtgtcATCCG ATGAGATTGATGAATCGACGAAAGTCATACTCGCCGGTGCTGTATACTTTAAAGCTCAGTGGAGGCAACGGTTCGATCCGAcgaaaacggagaaaaaaatatttcacgcgacGAAAACACGAAACAATAAAGTTGATACTATGTTCAAAGAATACAAGTACCGACAGGGGGAAATACCGAGTTTGAATTGCCGATTCATCGAAATTCCATACATG AATGGAGATATTGATATGGTTATTCTATTGCCAAATGAGATTGAAGGATTGAAAGAcgtggaagaaaattttgattggAGCACTGTTGTAAACGCAAAAAGTTCGACACGTTTGACGCGATTGTACTTGCCGAAATTCAAGATAGAGGCGACGATTGATTTGAAGGACACTCTTATTGAG ctTGGTTTTACCTCGATGTTCGAAGATAACGCTGACTTGACGAAGATGTCTTACACACCTTTAAAAGTGGATAAGGTTGTTCAAAAAGCATTCATCGACGTTGACGAAGATGGGACTGAAGCGGCAGCTACAACGG TCGTTCAAATGAGGCTAAAAAggtcattggttgcaatggaCGAAATTCCGGACGAGTTTATCGTCGATCGACCGTTTATTGCAGCGGTTCGCCACGTATCGAATAACATTCCGTTATTCTTTTCAAGTATTCGAGACATAGGCACGACACTAGAAAAGGACGAATTGTAG
- the LOC122413719 gene encoding ovalbumin-related protein X-like isoform X2: protein MSHWILIIITFHSITMASLQEEIPKMSLAVDSCCQFSSKFHRAIAQKVRDNIVDSPLGIHLVLSYLFHGSNNHTAEEIKAGLSLFNTDQLHLEYGEIMKSLNSIISVELSMTNGIFLQEGVQLYKTFHSRGIEFYNFTIENLDFRDNVRSTEKINSWVFKNTNNKIKNIVSSDEIDESTKVILAGAVYFKAQWRQRFDPTKTEKKIFHATKTRNNKVDTMFKEYKYRQGEIPSLNCRFIEIPYMNGDIDMVILLPNEIEGLKDVEENFDWSTVVNAKSSTRLTRLYLPKFKIEATIDLKDTLIELGFTSMFEDNADLTKMSYTPLKVDKVVQKAFIDVDEDGTEAAATTVVQMRLKRSLVAMDEIPDEFIVDRPFIAAVRHVSNNIPLFFSSIRDIGTTLEKDEL from the exons ATGTCTCACTGgattttaataataatcacATTTCATTCCATAACAATGGCATCGCTCCAAGAAGAAATACCAAAAATGTCTCTGGCTGTGGATAGCTGTTGCCAATTTTCATCTAAATTCCACCGA gctATAGCACAAAAAGTGAGGGATAATATTGTGGATTCCCCTCTTGGGATACATTTGGTTCTGTCTTACCTTTTCCATGGTTCCAACAACCATACTGCTGAGGAAATTAAAGCCGGTCTTTCCTTGTTCAATACAGACCAATTACATTTGGAGTATGGAGAAATCATGAAAAGTCTTAAT agtATTATCTCGGTTGAGCTGAGCATGACAAATGGGATTTTTCTACAGGAAGGTGTACAACTTTACAAAACATTTCACAGTAGAGGAATCGAGTTTTATAATTTTACCATAGAGAACCTTGATTTTCGTGACAATGTTCGTTCCACAGAGAAAATCAATTCCTGGGTTTTCAAAAATACtaacaacaaaataaaaaatattgtgtcATCCG ATGAGATTGATGAATCGACGAAAGTCATACTCGCCGGTGCTGTATACTTTAAAGCTCAGTGGAGGCAACGGTTCGATCCGAcgaaaacggagaaaaaaatatttcacgcgacGAAAACACGAAACAATAAAGTTGATACTATGTTCAAAGAATACAAGTACCGACAGGGGGAAATACCGAGTTTGAATTGCCGATTCATCGAAATTCCATACATG AATGGAGATATTGATATGGTTATTCTATTGCCAAATGAGATTGAAGGATTGAAAGAcgtggaagaaaattttgattggAGCACTGTTGTAAACGCAAAAAGTTCGACACGTTTGACGCGATTGTACTTGCCGAAATTCAAGATAGAGGCGACGATTGATTTGAAGGACACTCTTATTGAG ctTGGTTTTACCTCGATGTTCGAAGATAACGCTGACTTGACGAAGATGTCTTACACACCTTTAAAAGTGGATAAGGTTGTTCAAAAAGCATTCATCGACGTTGACGAAGATGGGACTGAAGCGGCAGCTACAACGG TCGTTCAAATGAGGCTAAAAAggtcattggttgcaatggaCGAAATTCCGGACGAGTTTATCGTCGATCGACCGTTTATTGCAGCGGTTCGCCACGTATCGAATAACATTCCGTTATTCTTTTCAAGTATTCGAGACATAGGCACGACACTAGAAAAGGACGAATTGTAG
- the LOC122413719 gene encoding ovalbumin-related protein X-like isoform X1 translates to MSHNNFSMSHWILIIITFHSITMASLQEEIPKMSLAVDSCCQFSSKFHRAIAQKVRDNIVDSPLGIHLVLSYLFHGSNNHTAEEIKAGLSLFNTDQLHLEYGEIMKSLNSIISVELSMTNGIFLQEGVQLYKTFHSRGIEFYNFTIENLDFRDNVRSTEKINSWVFKNTNNKIKNIVSSDEIDESTKVILAGAVYFKAQWRQRFDPTKTEKKIFHATKTRNNKVDTMFKEYKYRQGEIPSLNCRFIEIPYMNGDIDMVILLPNEIEGLKDVEENFDWSTVVNAKSSTRLTRLYLPKFKIEATIDLKDTLIELGFTSMFEDNADLTKMSYTPLKVDKVVQKAFIDVDEDGTEAAATTVVQMRLKRSLVAMDEIPDEFIVDRPFIAAVRHVSNNIPLFFSSIRDIGTTLEKDEL, encoded by the exons ATGTCCCACA aTAATTTTTCCATGTCTCACTGgattttaataataatcacATTTCATTCCATAACAATGGCATCGCTCCAAGAAGAAATACCAAAAATGTCTCTGGCTGTGGATAGCTGTTGCCAATTTTCATCTAAATTCCACCGA gctATAGCACAAAAAGTGAGGGATAATATTGTGGATTCCCCTCTTGGGATACATTTGGTTCTGTCTTACCTTTTCCATGGTTCCAACAACCATACTGCTGAGGAAATTAAAGCCGGTCTTTCCTTGTTCAATACAGACCAATTACATTTGGAGTATGGAGAAATCATGAAAAGTCTTAAT agtATTATCTCGGTTGAGCTGAGCATGACAAATGGGATTTTTCTACAGGAAGGTGTACAACTTTACAAAACATTTCACAGTAGAGGAATCGAGTTTTATAATTTTACCATAGAGAACCTTGATTTTCGTGACAATGTTCGTTCCACAGAGAAAATCAATTCCTGGGTTTTCAAAAATACtaacaacaaaataaaaaatattgtgtcATCCG ATGAGATTGATGAATCGACGAAAGTCATACTCGCCGGTGCTGTATACTTTAAAGCTCAGTGGAGGCAACGGTTCGATCCGAcgaaaacggagaaaaaaatatttcacgcgacGAAAACACGAAACAATAAAGTTGATACTATGTTCAAAGAATACAAGTACCGACAGGGGGAAATACCGAGTTTGAATTGCCGATTCATCGAAATTCCATACATG AATGGAGATATTGATATGGTTATTCTATTGCCAAATGAGATTGAAGGATTGAAAGAcgtggaagaaaattttgattggAGCACTGTTGTAAACGCAAAAAGTTCGACACGTTTGACGCGATTGTACTTGCCGAAATTCAAGATAGAGGCGACGATTGATTTGAAGGACACTCTTATTGAG ctTGGTTTTACCTCGATGTTCGAAGATAACGCTGACTTGACGAAGATGTCTTACACACCTTTAAAAGTGGATAAGGTTGTTCAAAAAGCATTCATCGACGTTGACGAAGATGGGACTGAAGCGGCAGCTACAACGG TCGTTCAAATGAGGCTAAAAAggtcattggttgcaatggaCGAAATTCCGGACGAGTTTATCGTCGATCGACCGTTTATTGCAGCGGTTCGCCACGTATCGAATAACATTCCGTTATTCTTTTCAAGTATTCGAGACATAGGCACGACACTAGAAAAGGACGAATTGTAG
- the Fpps gene encoding farnesyl pyrophosphate synthase isoform X1, with product MSFTLQRCTFGLLKTVSSKKSLLLENPRLTDARKLSDTYLGTNVARLAHSKAQTNWTTTRDESREMMALWPDVVRDLTEAGRHLEVPEATRWIAKVLQYNVPNGKKNRGLAVVAAYRMLAQPEDLTEDNLRLARILGWCAEMVQAYFVVEDDIIDRAVTRRGQKCWYLYNDIGLAAVNDGIIIGESVHQLVRKHFKGKPCYLDLIETFADNKLKTAIGQTLDLLATQFGRKLNLDLFTMDRYNAIVKYKTGFYSFVMPVTLAMYFAGITDAEVHRQAKTILLEMGNFYQIQDDYLDCYGDPRVTGKSGRDIQEGKCSWLAVVALQRATPAQRKIFEECYGVDDPEKVARIKNLYDDLALSTTYSIYEEESYNLMNTHIQQISRGLPHDLFFKFLSKIYRRDA from the exons atgtctttcaCCTTACAAAGGTGTACATTTGGGCTACTGAAGACTGTAAGtagtaaaaaatcgttgcttTTGGAAAACCCACGTCTCACCGATGCGAGAAAACTTTCAGACACATATCTCGG TACAAATGTTGCACGGCTGGCTCACAGCAAAGCACAAACAAATTGGACCACCACAAGAGATGAGAGCAGGGAAATGATGGCTCTTTGGCCAGATGTTGTAAGAGATCTTACAGAGGCTGGTCGACACCTTGAGGTTCCTGAAGCCACAAGATGGATTGCTAAA GTGCTGCAGTACAACGTCCCAAATGGTAAAAAGAATCGAGGTCTCGCGGTCGTTGCTGCTTACAGAATGCTCGCTCAACCAGAGGACCTTACCGAGGATAATTTACGACTAGCAAGAATACTCGGGTGGTGTGCTGAAATG GTCCAGGCTTATTTCGTGGTGGAGGATGATATAATTGATCGGGCAGTAACACGCAGAGGGCAAAAATGTTGGTATCTTTACAACGACATTGGCTTAGCAGCGGTCAATGATGGAATTATTATTGGCGAATCGGTGCATCAATTAGTCAGAAAACATTTCAAAGGAAAGCCATGTTATCTAGATCTTATCGAAACATTCGCCGAC AATAAACTAAAAACGGCTATCGGTCAAACTCTCGATCTTTTGGCGACACAATTTGGTCGTAAACTGAATTTAGATCTATTCACAATGGATCGTTACAACGCAATCGTCAAATATAAAACAGGATTTTACTCTTTCGTCATGCCGGTTACACTGGCTATGTACTTC GCTGGTATAACCGATGCTGAAGTTCACCGGCAAGCCAAAACTATCCTTTTGGAAATGGGGAATTTTTACCAAATCCAAGACGATTATCTCGATTGTTACGGTGATCCAAGGGTCACCGGTAAATCCGGAAGGGATATACAAGAGGGAAAATGTTCGTGGCTCGCGGTCGTTGCTCTCCAACGAGCGACACCTGCCCAgcgtaaaatttttgaa GAATGTTACGGCGTGGACGACCCGGAGAAAGTGGCACGTATTAAAAACTTGTACGACGATTTAGCGCTGTCGACAACCTATTCGATTTACGAAGAGGAAAGTTATAATCTCATGAATACTCATATACAACAAATTTCACGAGGTCTTCCTCACGATCTCTTCTTCAAATTTCTCTCAAAGATTTATCGTCGCGATGCTTGA
- the Fpps gene encoding farnesyl pyrophosphate synthase isoform X3 → MEDPRGSTNVARLAHSKAQTNWTTTRDESREMMALWPDVVRDLTEAGRHLEVPEATRWIAKVLQYNVPNGKKNRGLAVVAAYRMLAQPEDLTEDNLRLARILGWCAEMVQAYFVVEDDIIDRAVTRRGQKCWYLYNDIGLAAVNDGIIIGESVHQLVRKHFKGKPCYLDLIETFADNKLKTAIGQTLDLLATQFGRKLNLDLFTMDRYNAIVKYKTGFYSFVMPVTLAMYFAGITDAEVHRQAKTILLEMGNFYQIQDDYLDCYGDPRVTGKSGRDIQEGKCSWLAVVALQRATPAQRKIFEECYGVDDPEKVARIKNLYDDLALSTTYSIYEEESYNLMNTHIQQISRGLPHDLFFKFLSKIYRRDA, encoded by the exons ATGGAAGATCCAAGAGGAAG TACAAATGTTGCACGGCTGGCTCACAGCAAAGCACAAACAAATTGGACCACCACAAGAGATGAGAGCAGGGAAATGATGGCTCTTTGGCCAGATGTTGTAAGAGATCTTACAGAGGCTGGTCGACACCTTGAGGTTCCTGAAGCCACAAGATGGATTGCTAAA GTGCTGCAGTACAACGTCCCAAATGGTAAAAAGAATCGAGGTCTCGCGGTCGTTGCTGCTTACAGAATGCTCGCTCAACCAGAGGACCTTACCGAGGATAATTTACGACTAGCAAGAATACTCGGGTGGTGTGCTGAAATG GTCCAGGCTTATTTCGTGGTGGAGGATGATATAATTGATCGGGCAGTAACACGCAGAGGGCAAAAATGTTGGTATCTTTACAACGACATTGGCTTAGCAGCGGTCAATGATGGAATTATTATTGGCGAATCGGTGCATCAATTAGTCAGAAAACATTTCAAAGGAAAGCCATGTTATCTAGATCTTATCGAAACATTCGCCGAC AATAAACTAAAAACGGCTATCGGTCAAACTCTCGATCTTTTGGCGACACAATTTGGTCGTAAACTGAATTTAGATCTATTCACAATGGATCGTTACAACGCAATCGTCAAATATAAAACAGGATTTTACTCTTTCGTCATGCCGGTTACACTGGCTATGTACTTC GCTGGTATAACCGATGCTGAAGTTCACCGGCAAGCCAAAACTATCCTTTTGGAAATGGGGAATTTTTACCAAATCCAAGACGATTATCTCGATTGTTACGGTGATCCAAGGGTCACCGGTAAATCCGGAAGGGATATACAAGAGGGAAAATGTTCGTGGCTCGCGGTCGTTGCTCTCCAACGAGCGACACCTGCCCAgcgtaaaatttttgaa GAATGTTACGGCGTGGACGACCCGGAGAAAGTGGCACGTATTAAAAACTTGTACGACGATTTAGCGCTGTCGACAACCTATTCGATTTACGAAGAGGAAAGTTATAATCTCATGAATACTCATATACAACAAATTTCACGAGGTCTTCCTCACGATCTCTTCTTCAAATTTCTCTCAAAGATTTATCGTCGCGATGCTTGA
- the Fpps gene encoding farnesyl pyrophosphate synthase isoform X2, giving the protein MPQDILSTVFIQIIQLTNVARLAHSKAQTNWTTTRDESREMMALWPDVVRDLTEAGRHLEVPEATRWIAKVLQYNVPNGKKNRGLAVVAAYRMLAQPEDLTEDNLRLARILGWCAEMVQAYFVVEDDIIDRAVTRRGQKCWYLYNDIGLAAVNDGIIIGESVHQLVRKHFKGKPCYLDLIETFADNKLKTAIGQTLDLLATQFGRKLNLDLFTMDRYNAIVKYKTGFYSFVMPVTLAMYFAGITDAEVHRQAKTILLEMGNFYQIQDDYLDCYGDPRVTGKSGRDIQEGKCSWLAVVALQRATPAQRKIFEECYGVDDPEKVARIKNLYDDLALSTTYSIYEEESYNLMNTHIQQISRGLPHDLFFKFLSKIYRRDA; this is encoded by the exons ATGCCACAAGACATTCTGTCAActgttttcattcaaattattcagCT TACAAATGTTGCACGGCTGGCTCACAGCAAAGCACAAACAAATTGGACCACCACAAGAGATGAGAGCAGGGAAATGATGGCTCTTTGGCCAGATGTTGTAAGAGATCTTACAGAGGCTGGTCGACACCTTGAGGTTCCTGAAGCCACAAGATGGATTGCTAAA GTGCTGCAGTACAACGTCCCAAATGGTAAAAAGAATCGAGGTCTCGCGGTCGTTGCTGCTTACAGAATGCTCGCTCAACCAGAGGACCTTACCGAGGATAATTTACGACTAGCAAGAATACTCGGGTGGTGTGCTGAAATG GTCCAGGCTTATTTCGTGGTGGAGGATGATATAATTGATCGGGCAGTAACACGCAGAGGGCAAAAATGTTGGTATCTTTACAACGACATTGGCTTAGCAGCGGTCAATGATGGAATTATTATTGGCGAATCGGTGCATCAATTAGTCAGAAAACATTTCAAAGGAAAGCCATGTTATCTAGATCTTATCGAAACATTCGCCGAC AATAAACTAAAAACGGCTATCGGTCAAACTCTCGATCTTTTGGCGACACAATTTGGTCGTAAACTGAATTTAGATCTATTCACAATGGATCGTTACAACGCAATCGTCAAATATAAAACAGGATTTTACTCTTTCGTCATGCCGGTTACACTGGCTATGTACTTC GCTGGTATAACCGATGCTGAAGTTCACCGGCAAGCCAAAACTATCCTTTTGGAAATGGGGAATTTTTACCAAATCCAAGACGATTATCTCGATTGTTACGGTGATCCAAGGGTCACCGGTAAATCCGGAAGGGATATACAAGAGGGAAAATGTTCGTGGCTCGCGGTCGTTGCTCTCCAACGAGCGACACCTGCCCAgcgtaaaatttttgaa GAATGTTACGGCGTGGACGACCCGGAGAAAGTGGCACGTATTAAAAACTTGTACGACGATTTAGCGCTGTCGACAACCTATTCGATTTACGAAGAGGAAAGTTATAATCTCATGAATACTCATATACAACAAATTTCACGAGGTCTTCCTCACGATCTCTTCTTCAAATTTCTCTCAAAGATTTATCGTCGCGATGCTTGA
- the Fpps gene encoding farnesyl pyrophosphate synthase isoform X4, producing the protein MMALWPDVVRDLTEAGRHLEVPEATRWIAKVLQYNVPNGKKNRGLAVVAAYRMLAQPEDLTEDNLRLARILGWCAEMVQAYFVVEDDIIDRAVTRRGQKCWYLYNDIGLAAVNDGIIIGESVHQLVRKHFKGKPCYLDLIETFADNKLKTAIGQTLDLLATQFGRKLNLDLFTMDRYNAIVKYKTGFYSFVMPVTLAMYFAGITDAEVHRQAKTILLEMGNFYQIQDDYLDCYGDPRVTGKSGRDIQEGKCSWLAVVALQRATPAQRKIFEECYGVDDPEKVARIKNLYDDLALSTTYSIYEEESYNLMNTHIQQISRGLPHDLFFKFLSKIYRRDA; encoded by the exons ATGATGGCTCTTTGGCCAGATGTTGTAAGAGATCTTACAGAGGCTGGTCGACACCTTGAGGTTCCTGAAGCCACAAGATGGATTGCTAAA GTGCTGCAGTACAACGTCCCAAATGGTAAAAAGAATCGAGGTCTCGCGGTCGTTGCTGCTTACAGAATGCTCGCTCAACCAGAGGACCTTACCGAGGATAATTTACGACTAGCAAGAATACTCGGGTGGTGTGCTGAAATG GTCCAGGCTTATTTCGTGGTGGAGGATGATATAATTGATCGGGCAGTAACACGCAGAGGGCAAAAATGTTGGTATCTTTACAACGACATTGGCTTAGCAGCGGTCAATGATGGAATTATTATTGGCGAATCGGTGCATCAATTAGTCAGAAAACATTTCAAAGGAAAGCCATGTTATCTAGATCTTATCGAAACATTCGCCGAC AATAAACTAAAAACGGCTATCGGTCAAACTCTCGATCTTTTGGCGACACAATTTGGTCGTAAACTGAATTTAGATCTATTCACAATGGATCGTTACAACGCAATCGTCAAATATAAAACAGGATTTTACTCTTTCGTCATGCCGGTTACACTGGCTATGTACTTC GCTGGTATAACCGATGCTGAAGTTCACCGGCAAGCCAAAACTATCCTTTTGGAAATGGGGAATTTTTACCAAATCCAAGACGATTATCTCGATTGTTACGGTGATCCAAGGGTCACCGGTAAATCCGGAAGGGATATACAAGAGGGAAAATGTTCGTGGCTCGCGGTCGTTGCTCTCCAACGAGCGACACCTGCCCAgcgtaaaatttttgaa GAATGTTACGGCGTGGACGACCCGGAGAAAGTGGCACGTATTAAAAACTTGTACGACGATTTAGCGCTGTCGACAACCTATTCGATTTACGAAGAGGAAAGTTATAATCTCATGAATACTCATATACAACAAATTTCACGAGGTCTTCCTCACGATCTCTTCTTCAAATTTCTCTCAAAGATTTATCGTCGCGATGCTTGA